In a genomic window of Nodosilinea sp. E11:
- the hetR gene encoding heterocyst differentiation master regulator HetR, whose protein sequence is MSLSPLPVEDEALIRRLSPSAIDQILLYIAFSAMRTGGHRHGAFLDAAATAAKCAIYMTYLEQGENLRMTGHLHHIEPKRVKAIVEEMRQALTEGKLLKMLGSQEPRYLIQFPYMWLRRYPWAPGQSRVAGTSLTIEEKTLLENKLPTPCPDARIINSFQFLELIEILHEKSQEDLPAAHQAPLSEALAEHIRRRLIYSGTVARIDASWGASYYGLVRSSYAPVDDQERMYAMVEDTAQYFRMIREWANRIPGTMRVLEQLDIPVSDREVALQELDEVIRAWADKYHQPGGEPTLLQMVIGHHLK, encoded by the coding sequence ATGTCCTTGTCTCCACTACCGGTAGAAGACGAAGCCCTGATTCGCCGTCTTAGCCCTAGCGCGATCGACCAGATTTTGCTGTACATCGCCTTTAGTGCGATGCGTACCGGTGGCCATCGTCACGGCGCTTTTTTAGATGCTGCCGCCACCGCCGCCAAGTGCGCCATCTACATGACCTACCTTGAGCAGGGCGAAAACCTGCGCATGACTGGCCATCTGCACCATATCGAGCCAAAGCGGGTAAAGGCCATTGTCGAGGAAATGCGCCAGGCGCTCACCGAGGGCAAGCTGCTCAAAATGCTGGGCTCCCAAGAACCCCGCTATTTGATCCAGTTTCCTTACATGTGGCTGCGGCGCTACCCTTGGGCACCAGGGCAGTCGCGCGTCGCGGGCACCTCCCTCACCATCGAAGAGAAAACTCTGCTAGAGAACAAGCTGCCTACGCCTTGCCCCGATGCCCGCATTATCAATTCCTTTCAGTTTCTAGAGCTGATCGAGATTCTGCACGAAAAATCTCAAGAAGACCTCCCCGCCGCTCACCAGGCACCCCTCAGCGAAGCCCTGGCAGAGCACATTCGCCGTCGCCTGATTTATTCGGGTACGGTCGCCCGCATTGATGCCTCCTGGGGCGCATCGTACTATGGGCTAGTGCGATCCTCCTACGCTCCAGTCGATGACCAAGAGCGCATGTATGCCATGGTCGAAGACACCGCCCAGTACTTCCGCATGATTCGCGAGTGGGCTAATCGCATACCCGGCACGATGCGAGTGCTAGAGCAGCTAGATATCCCGGTGAGCGATCGCGAGGTCGCCCTCCAAGAACTTGACGAAGTCATCCGCGCCTGGGCTGACAAATATCACCAGCCAGGGGGTGAGCCGACCTTGCTACAGATGGTCATTGGCCACCACCTCAAATAG
- a CDS encoding peptide ABC transporter substrate-binding protein encodes MIRSGVRTVLLVAAAGVALAATAACSQSTNLTTAPPAETEVASPRQSDRDPQTLRLLYSRSALTLNPHLATGYQDFEAARIVYEPLASYNQAGELVPFLADEIPSLENGGVAEDGTSVTWTLRPDVTWADGEPFTADDVVFTFEFIRNPLVGAATAQFYEGVDRVEAIDDYTVKITFANPTPAWSVPFTGQTGLILPRHQFADFNDQTAREAPANLQPVGTGPYQAVGFESGTVIFEPNPSYWGGRPAFERIELLGGMAPYAAAREVLQAGTADFAHNLQVEAEALSALETDAGGHIDTLFGSQVERIMLNFANPFARTEAGERSSPEIPHPYFSDLRVRQAINLAIDRDTIAQTLYGTAGKPTAQLLVAPTNYQSTEIDYTYDLERAKALLDEAGWVDSNGDGRREKDGVALEVLFQAAVNPVRQKTQAIVSDSLKELGVDVQIARVRMDEFFSGDPQDTGSLNHFFADMQVYSIGNENPDPSTYMGWWTCAKIASQANQWQEPNNARYCNPEYDRLWAEAKQELDPDRRTELFQQMNELLAEDVAVIPVVHRAMTNAVSDRLTGVAFTPWDASTWAIKDWRPAPLDSEAEQ; translated from the coding sequence ATGATTAGATCAGGGGTTCGCACCGTACTTTTGGTAGCCGCTGCTGGCGTCGCCCTAGCCGCTACTGCTGCCTGTAGCCAATCTACCAACCTAACCACTGCCCCGCCGGCCGAAACCGAGGTAGCTAGCCCGCGGCAGAGCGATCGCGATCCCCAGACCCTGCGACTGCTCTATAGCCGATCGGCCCTCACCCTCAATCCCCACCTGGCCACTGGCTACCAAGATTTTGAAGCGGCTCGGATCGTCTACGAGCCTCTAGCCAGCTACAACCAGGCTGGAGAGCTGGTACCCTTTCTCGCTGACGAAATCCCCTCTCTAGAGAATGGTGGCGTCGCCGAAGACGGCACCTCTGTCACCTGGACCCTGCGCCCTGACGTCACCTGGGCCGACGGCGAACCGTTTACCGCCGACGATGTCGTCTTCACCTTTGAATTTATTCGCAACCCCTTAGTTGGGGCTGCCACTGCCCAGTTTTACGAAGGAGTAGACCGCGTTGAGGCGATCGACGACTACACCGTCAAAATCACCTTTGCCAATCCCACCCCGGCCTGGTCGGTGCCTTTTACCGGCCAAACCGGGCTGATTTTGCCCCGTCACCAGTTTGCCGACTTCAACGACCAAACTGCCCGTGAAGCCCCCGCCAACCTCCAGCCCGTAGGCACTGGCCCTTACCAGGCGGTAGGGTTCGAGTCTGGCACCGTGATCTTTGAGCCCAACCCTAGCTACTGGGGCGGACGACCGGCCTTTGAACGCATCGAACTGTTGGGCGGCATGGCTCCCTATGCGGCGGCTCGAGAAGTTTTGCAGGCTGGCACCGCAGACTTTGCCCACAACCTCCAGGTTGAAGCCGAGGCTCTCAGCGCCCTAGAAACCGATGCTGGCGGCCATATCGATACCTTGTTTGGCTCCCAGGTAGAGCGCATCATGCTCAATTTTGCTAACCCCTTTGCCCGCACCGAAGCTGGAGAGCGCTCCAGCCCTGAGATTCCGCACCCCTACTTCAGCGACCTGCGGGTGCGTCAGGCCATCAACCTGGCGATCGATCGCGACACCATTGCCCAAACCCTCTACGGCACTGCTGGCAAACCCACCGCCCAACTGTTGGTAGCCCCGACCAACTACCAATCGACAGAGATCGACTACACCTACGATTTAGAACGCGCCAAAGCCCTGCTAGATGAAGCCGGCTGGGTCGACAGCAACGGCGACGGTCGGCGCGAAAAGGATGGCGTTGCCCTAGAGGTCTTGTTTCAGGCGGCGGTCAACCCAGTGCGCCAAAAAACCCAGGCCATTGTCAGCGACAGCCTCAAAGAACTCGGGGTAGATGTGCAAATTGCGCGAGTGCGCATGGATGAGTTTTTCTCGGGAGACCCCCAAGACACCGGCAGCCTCAACCACTTCTTCGCCGACATGCAGGTGTACTCTATCGGCAACGAAAACCCCGACCCCAGCACCTATATGGGCTGGTGGACCTGTGCCAAAATTGCCTCCCAGGCCAACCAGTGGCAAGAACCCAACAATGCCCGGTACTGCAACCCCGAATACGATCGCCTCTGGGCAGAAGCTAAGCAAGAACTCGACCCCGATCGCCGCACCGAACTATTTCAGCAAATGAACGAGCTACTGGCTGAAGATGTAGCGGTGATTCCAGTGGTGCATCGGGCCATGACCAATGCGGTCAGCGATCGCCTCACCGGCGTCGCATTTACCCCCTGGGATGCCAGCACCTGGGCGATCAAAGACTGGCGACCAGCCCCTCTAGACTCCGAAGCTGAGCAGTAG